The DNA window GATCACCGGCACGACACCCATCTGGAACTGGCACGCGGATGACCTCGCCGCGATCCGCGCTCTGCTGGAGGCCGGGGACGAGGCCGCCATCCAGGCCGTGCAGGCGCATGCGGCCAGCGGCGAACCCTTTGCGGACCCGCACGGCGTGGGCACCTTCCCATCCAACCCCGCGCTGTTCCTGCTGTACATGATCGTCCACGATGCCAACCACCGCGGCCAGATCGTTGCCCTGCTGCGTCAGGCCGGAGCCTCGAAGGAACGCCTCGACCATCTGGAAGACGGGTGGAACCTGTGGCGCGCATGACCACGCCTGCACCCCATTCAACGGAGATCCCATGACCGACACGACCCTGCTGCTCGAATCCTTCCGCCGCAACGCCCGCGTGAACGCCGTCCTGCTGGAGGCCCTGCGTCCCGAGGACTACGACCTCAGCGACGGCCGGGGCGGGCAGACCGTCGCGCAGATCCTGCGGCACATGGCCGGCTTCCGGGTGGGCTGGCTGTGGAACATCTCGCGCGAGCACGCCATGCCGCTGCTCGACCCCACCCAGAAAGACGCCGAGGGCGACCCCATGTGGCGCTGGCAGGGCAAGGCCCCGAATGAACTCGCGGGCGCGTTCACCGAGGGCGACGCGGCCGCCGTGGTTGCCGTGCAGAGCGCCCTGGACGAGGGACGCACCTTTCCCGATCCCTGGAACGAGGGCACGTACCAGAGCAGTCCCGCGCACTTCCTGCAACACACCATCGTGCACGACAGCCACCACCGCGGGCAGATCATGACCCTGCTGCGGGAGGGCGGGCGTAGCGCGGAGGACATGGACGCCCTGGACGGACACTGGGCCATCTGGCGCGAGTGAGACCGGCTGCGCGGTGCTGAGGCTGCACGGCGCGCAGCCGGTGCCCTGCCCCGATTTCACCCGGAACTGTCGGAGGCGCGGCGCCTTTCATGCGGCGTCCATGTGCGCGGCGCACGGTGGCCTGGGCTGTCCGCGGCCCGGGAGGTGCGCCATGTCCCTGAACACGCTGAGAGTCGTCAAGTCCGCCCGCCGTTCCCCCACCCTCGAGGCCCGGTTCCAGCGCTTCTCCCGCGCCATCGCGGATTTCACCGGCACGTCCGCGTCCTTTGCCGCCGCCGTGCTGGTGCTGGTCGTGTGGGCGCTGACCGGCCCGGTGTTCCACTTCTCGGACGGGTGGCAGCTGGTCGTCAACACCGGCACCACCATCGTGACGTTCCTGATGGTGTTCCTGATCCAGAACGCGCAGAACGAGGACACCCGCGAGCTGCACGCCAAGCTGGACGCTGTGCTGGCCGAACTGCGCGTGGAGCGCGGCATGGTGCACGACCCGGAACTCCTGACCCTGAGCCCCGACGAGATCATCGAGGACGTGCGCGCCGGCGAGGACTGAGCACGGGCGGGGCGCTCTAGCATGGCGGCGTGCCCACCCTGACCCTGTCCCTGCTGCCGCAGACGTTCGCGGTCTGCCGCCTCGCGCCCGACGCGCCGCTGGGTGTGCCCGGCGGCGCCCTTTCCAGCGTCACCCGCACTGCCGACGAACTGTCCGTGGTGTGCGAGGAGCACCTCGCTCCGGCGGGCGCGCGCGCCGAGGGCGGGTGGGCGGCCCTGAAACTGCACGGGCCGTTCGCGTTCACCCTCACCGGCATCCTGGCCGCCGTACTGAACCCGTTAAGGGGCGCGGACGTGGGCATCTTCGCGATCAGCACCTTCGACACCGACTACGTGCTGGTCAAGCGCGAGAAGCTGGACGCGGCCCTGCGTGCCCTGCGCGCCGCCGGTCACACCATCCTGGGCGACGCCGTGGTGGACGCGGCGGAGCGGGAATGAAGCTGGTGCTCGCCCGGCACGGCGAGAGTGCCGGGAACGTCGCGCAGGTGTTCCGGGGGCCGGACAGCCAGCACGACGGCCTCACGGACGCCGGGCACGCGCAGGCCCGCGCGCTGGGACGGCACCTCGCCACGCTGGCGCTGCCCGGCCCGCGCGTGTACGCCAGCACGTACCGCCGTGCCCAGGACACCGCGCAGGCCGTCGCGGGCGCGCTCGGCACGGACGTGACGGTGCTGGACGGCGTGCACGAGGTCGACTGCGGCGCGTGGGTGGGCCGCGCCTACGCCGACATGCGCACCCACCGCGGCGAGGTGCTCGGCCCGGACGGCTGCCCCGCGTTTCCCGGCGGCGAGTCGGGACCGGGCGTCGCCGCGCGCTTCCGCGCCGCCCTCACGCCGCTGCTCGCGCCCGGACGCACGCCCATCGTCGTGTCGCACGGCTTCGCGCTGAGCGCCGCCTTGATCGACCTGCTCGGCGCCGACCCGGCCGCCGCGTGGGCCGACGACCGCTACCACCACGGCAACGCCGCGTACACGCTGCTGTCGCGTGAGAACGGCGCGTGGCACGTCGAAACCCTCGCGGCGCAGGGCTGAACACCCAGAGGGCTGCGCCCGCAGGCACTATCCTGCCCGCATGAAGCAGAAGCTCTCGACTCTGGTGGCGCAGGCGCGCGGCGGCCGGGTGATCCGCACCCCATTCATCGAGGCCGACGAGATCGACCGCCGTTTTCTGAACGACGAGGAGGTGCGCCACCGCATCGCCGGCGGTTTCCCCGACGCCCGGCGCGTGATCCTGACCCTGCACCCGGCCCACATTCCCGAGGTGGACGCCGGCGTCAGCGTGTACCGCATCCACCCCGAGGACGCCGCGCCGGCGTGGGACACCCAGGACTTCACCGTGCAGCTCCGGCGCCTGGAACTCGACGAGGAGCAGCTCGGGGACGTCCGCGAGGAGCGCGGCGCGTTCCTGGTCGCCGCGACCGGCAAGGCCGCACAGACCCTCGAATCGCTCACCGAACTCGGCGGCCGGCACGTGGACGTGGAGGAGATCGGCGAGAGCGCCGGCAAGGGCAGCAAGGTGCGCGAGGTCGTGGTGCCCAGCATGCGCGTGGACGTGGTGGGCGCCAAGGGCTTCGGCGTGAGCCGCGCGTACTTCCAGCAGGGCATCGACGGCGGCAAGGTCCGCCTGAACGGCGCTCCGGCGCGCGCCAGCAGCGAGATCCGCGAGGGCGACAGCCTGTCCGCCGAGGGGCTGGGGCGCATCGACTTCCGGCGCGTGCTGAACGAGACGCGGCGCGGCAACTACAAAGTCGAACTCGACGTGCACAAGTAGCGGGCACCGTGATCGACCTCACTGCCCGCCACCCACCCCCCGACCCGCAGGGCCTCCTCGCCGGCCTCACCCCCAGCGCCCGCTTCCAGAACGTCCGCTTCGACACATACCGGCCCAACCCGTCGTACGCCAGCCAGCAGGAGGCCCGCGCCAGCCTCCAGGCCTTCCTGAAGGGCGCGCAGGTGCGCCCCGGCGGCTTCCGGCTGTTCCGCCGCGCCAAGCCCGAGGGCCGCGGCCTGTACCTCGACGGCGGCTTCGGCGTCGGCAAGACCCACCTGCTCGCCAGCACGTACTTCGCCGCCGAGGGCGAACGGGCGCTGATGAGCTTCCAGGACCTGATGTACCTCATCGGCGCGCTCGGTATGACCGGCGCCGTCCAGGCGTTCCGGGGCCACGACCTGCTGCTGATCGACGAATTCGAACTCGACGACCCCGGCAACACCCACATGGCGAACACCTTCCTGGGCCAGTTGATGCCCGCCGGCACCAGCGTGGTCGCCACCAGCAACACCGAACCCGGCGCGCTGGGTCAGGGCCGCTTCAATGCCGCCGACTTCCAGCGGCAGATCCAGGGCATCGCTGACCGTTTCGACACCCACCGCATCGACGGCCCGGACTACCGGCAGCGCGGCACTGCCCCGGCCGATGTCCTGGCCCCCGCCGAATTCGCGGCGTGGCAGGCCCGGCAGGACGAGCGGACCCTCGCCGTCATCCCGCACCGTGACCTGAACCGGCACCTGCTGGCCGTGCATCCCAGCCGCTTTTCCCAGCTGCTGGAGGGCGTCGGGGCCGTCGGCATCACCGAGTTGGGGGCCATGCCCGATCAGAACGTCGCCCTGCGCTTCGTGCACTTCGTCGACAAGCTGTACGACCTCGGGCTGCCCGCCGCGTTCACCGGGGCGCCGCTGGGGAAGCTGTTCAGCGAGACGTACCGGCATGGGGCGTATGCGAAGAAGTACAGCCGGTGCCTGTCTCGGGTGTCGGAGATGGTGTGGGAGGCTCGGGGGGGCGGGTAGGCGTCGCGGCCGGCCCCACCCCCCAGCCCCCTACCCCAGACTCGGAGAGCTGCGCAGCAGAGGGGCAGGGGGAGCGGCGCTGCGCTAGGCAGGTGGTCGCCATCTCATTCGGATTGGCCTGACACGAGGTTTCGTTGGCGTGGGGCTTCGTCCTTGCCTCGTGCGTTGTCGCCGTCACCGCCCGCGCGCTTTGCGCACGATGGCTTTCGGTTAGGCGCACGGTGGGACGCTTCGGCTTTGGACTCCCTCTCTCCAGGGGAGAGGGCCGGGGTGAGGGGTTCCCTCTACGCGATGCCTCGGCGGCCGCGTTTTTCAGCTTCGATGGCGCGCTGGAGTTCCTGGATCTGTTTGAGCATGCCGAGCTGTTCGGCGGGGGCGGCGCTGCCGAGCTGGGTCTTGAGGAGGTTCACCTCGGCGCGCATCGAGTCGATGCTCATGGTGACCTGGATGTCGTCCACGGCGGTGGCGGCGTAAGCGCCGCGTTTCTGGTCGAACTGCTCGGTGCCCTGGCGGGAGATGGTGCCGGCGTCGCGGCCCTCGAACATCAGGCGGATCAGGAGCTGTTCCTCGGGCTGGCCGCGGAACACGTCCAGAATGTCGTCGGGGCCGCTGGCGCCTTGGAGGGCGAGCATCACCTTGCGCACGGATTCGTTGCGCCACGGCATGGTGCCGTCGAGCTTGGCGTGCAGGGTGGGATCGACCAGCAGTTGCCGCAGCAGCGCCAGCTCGCGGTCTTCCTCGCTGCGGGCGGTGCTCATGCCGGCGAGGTGCGTGTCGGTCAGCTGGCGGCGCTTGGCCTTGGAGCCGATCCATTCCAGCAGCGCCTCGGGCTTGATGCCCAGGGTCTCGCACGCGGCGGCGCGCACGCCCTCGGCGATCTCGTCCAGGGGGTCGAGGTTCTGCATGCGCGGCAGCAGTTCCATCAGGATGCGGCGTTTGCCCTCGGTGGTGGCCGTGCCGTGCTTCTCGATGGCCGCCTGCACGCGGTAGCGCACCTCGTCCAGCCCGCCGGACAGGGCGTCGCGCAGCGCGGCGTCGTCGCCGGCGAGCAGGGCGTCGGCGGGGTCCTTGCCGCTGGGGACGCTGGTGGCGCGCACCCGGAACTTGGCGCCGACCACCTGATCCAGCCCCGACAGGGTGGCTTTCAGGCCGGCCTCGTCCTGGTCGAACAGCAGGGTGACGTTGCGGGCGCCCAGGCGTTCGAGCAGCAGGGCGTGCTCGGCGGTCAGGGCGGTGCCCAGGGACGCCACCGCGCCGGTGAAGCCGTGCTGGTGCATGGTGATGACGTCCATGTACCCCTCCACCACGACCAGTTCGGCGCTGGCGTCCTTGAGGGTGCCGCGGGCCTTGTCCAGGCCGTACAGCAGCTCGCCTTTGCGGAAGGCCTCGGTCTCCGGGGTGTTCAGGTACTTGGGCTTGCTGTCGTCCAGCACGCGGCCGCCGAAACCCACCAGGCGGCCCAGGTGGTCGCGGATGGGGAACATCACGCGCGCGCGGAAGCGGTCGTAGATGCGGCCGTTCTCGGGGTTCTCGGTCAGCAGCCCGGCGTCCAGCAGCTGTTTCTCGGTCACGCCCTTGGTGCGGGCGTGCTTGAGCAGGCCGTCCCAGCCGTCCGGCGCGTAGCCGAGTTCAAAGGCGGCGATGGTCTCGTCGCTCAGGCCGCGGCGGCGCAGGTAGTCCAGGGCCGGGCCTGGCAGGTGCTCGCGGAAGTAGCCCAGCGCGAAGGCGTTCACGTCGTACAGGTCGCGGCTGCTCTTCTCGCCGTACTTCGCCTCGATCTGGATGCCGGCGCGGTCCGCGAGTTTTTTCAGCGCGTCCCCGAAGGACAGGTTCTCGGTGCGCTGCACGAACGAGAACACGTCTCCGCCGGCCTTGCAGCCGAAGCAGTAGAAGTAGCCCTGTTCGGTGTCCACCTGGAAGCTGGGGCTCTTCTCGTTGTGGAAGGGGCACAGGCCCTTCATACGACCCTTCCCGGCGGGGGTGAGGCGCACGTGCTCCCCGACGATGTCCGCAATGTTCAGCCGTGCCCGGACGTCCTCCTTGGTACCCACGTGCTTCCTCACCTCCCTTCCGCCGGCCGGCCCGGCTCCCCACGACGGGGCGCCCGGCACACTTCCGGTAGTCTCCCAGTCTACTCCTCCCCGGCCCCGCACACCAGGGCCACGCAACACCGTCTGGCACGCATTTTTTCATGAAGCCCCGAGTGGGTGGGCTGTCACTCAGTTCGTCCCCCCTGGCGGGTGCAAGCTGGAGGAGTTTCATGGCTTCTCTTGGTGATCCCCCGACCTACTCCACGCCCCGGACGCTGGGCCTCGCGCTGGTCAGCCTGCTGGCGGCGCTGGCCCACTTCGTGCTGGGCGCGCTGGACTACGGCGCGGTCAGCCGCTACCTGGGCCTGGGCACCATGCTGCTCGCGGGCCTGCTGCTGGTCTTCGGCAGCCTGACCCTGATCCGCTATGCGGAGGCGCGCGACGCGATGGGCGACCCCTACGCCCGCGCGCCCATGTACGCCACCCCACACGAGACCCTGACCGTCGTGGTCGGCGTGGGCCTGAACGTGGCGGGTGTGCTGGTGGCCGCGGCGTGGGCCGTGCACGGCGACTGGCCCGCGTGGCACCTGCTGGCCGCGCTGGTGAACGTGTGGGCGGCCGTGCTGGCGTGGCGCAGCCGACCGTCGCCGGACGTGGGTTAGGGCCGGTCCCAGTCGGAGCTTCAGTCGGGGCTCAGTCGAACAGGTTCACGGGGCGCGCGGCGTCCAGCCAGCCGTGGTCGCGCAGGAAGGCGCGGAACTCCATGAGCACCTCGCGCGCCTCGGGCTGCACGGCGGGCGGCAGGCCCCGGCACCACTGCTCGCCCGTGAGCGGCGTGTACGCCAGCAGCGGCGCCACGCCGCCCAGGAAGGTGTCGAAGGCGTCCAGCAGCACCTTGACCCGGCCGCGCCGGGGCGTGGACACGCCGTCCATGAACGCCTGGATCGCCAGACCCAGGCGCAGCGGCCCGCGCGGAGCGCCGGGAGCGGGCCAGGGAGTGGGGGGCATGGGCGACATGCCCGCCATGGTGCCCCCCGCCCGTCAGCAGAACTTCAGCAGCACGTCAGCCGCGCGTCAACCGCGCCCCATGAAGGGCCCGGCAAGTCCAGGTCAACGTCCCCTTGAGGGCGGCATCACGCCCGGTTCAGCCGCTCCGCGCACCCTGGGAGGCATGACACAGCAGCAACTCCAGGGCAAGAAAGTCGCCATCCTCGCCGCCGAGGGCTTCGAGCAGGTCGAACTCGACCAGCCACGCCGAGCGCTCCAGGACGCCGGGGCGACCACCGAGATCGTCAGCCTGAAGCCCGGCGAGATCCAGGGCCTGAACCACATCGACAAGGGCGACAAGGTGAAGGTGGACAGGACCGTGGACGATGTGAGCGCCAGCGACTACGACGCGCTGATGCTCCCCGGCGGCGCCGTGAACCCCGACACGCTGCGGATGAACAAGCAGGCCATGGCCCTGGTGCGCGCGTTCTACGACGCGGGCAAACCCATCGCCGCGATCTGCCACGCACCGTGGAGCCTGTCGGAGACCGGCATCGTGGACGGCCTGAAGATGACGAGCTGGCCCAGCCTGCAACACGAACTGAAGCAGGGCGGTGCCCAGTGGGTCGATCAGGAGGTCGTGGTGGACCGGGGCATCGTCACCAGCCGCAACCCGGACGATATTCCCGCCTTCAACGCGAAGATGATCGAGGAATTCGCGGAAGGCGACCACAGCAGCAAACGCTGAACTCCGCCTCCGCACGCGCCCCCGGACACCACCAGGGGCGCGTTGCTGTTTCCCGGCCGCCACACCTCAACAGCCCTGAAGGCCCCCCTCACCCCGGCCCGGCCGGCGCGGCGCACGCTGGAACGTATGACATCCACCTCCCGGTACAAGGTCAGCCAGAGTGACACCACGCACGGCCCCGATGGCGAACACCACCTCGTGCGCGGTGAGCACGCCAGCATGCGCCTGTGGCACCGCGAGGAACCCGGGGACGCCAAGCCCGAGACCATGAACGAGTACGAGACCCTGGGCTACGTCATTGCAGGCCGCGCTGTGCTCACGGTGGACGGCGAGACGCTGGCGCTGGAACCCGGCGACTCGTACTGCGTGCCCATGAACGTGCCGCACAGCTACCGCATCGTGGAGACCCTGACCGCCGTGGAAGTCACGACGCCCCCCACCGGCAAGTAGGCCCACAGGAGAGCGCCCGCCACCGGAACCACCGGGGCGGGCGCTCTTGATTCCCGCGTTACTGGGCCTCGACCGGTCCCACGAACGCTGCGCTGTCGTAGTACGAGCGGAAGGCGACCACCTTGCCGTCCGTGATCTCGATGATGCTCACGCCGCGGTACGAGATCTCGCGCCCGCCCTTCAGGTGCCCGGTGCCCACCCACTCCATCACGCCCATGCCGGCCGCCTCGTGGCTCTCCGTGAACTCCGAACGGATGTCCTCGAAGTTGCCCAGGTAGGCCTCCCAGAACTCGCGGGCGCCGTCGGTGCCCGACCACTCCTTGTCCGTCAGGTTCTGGAGGGTCACGTTGTCGGCGTGCAGGGCCAGCAGGCCCGACACATCACCCGAGGATTCCGCCGTGTTCAGCGCCGCCATGAAATCGTCCGTGATGGTCATGCCCCACTGCACCATGCCGCCGCGCGCCGAAGCGTGGGCACGCGCACCGTATGGGGGAGGGCTGAAGTGGGGGTGAAGCTGGAGGTGGCGACGGGCGTCCCCACCCCCCAGCCCCCTACCCCAGACTCGGAGCGCTGCGGAGCAGAGGGGCAGGGGGAGCAGCGCTGCGCTCGGCATGTGGTCGCCACGTTTTTCGGACTGGCCTGACACGAAGTCTCATCAGCGCGGGGCCGCGTCCCTGCCTTCTACACTCCCGCCACTACCGCCCGCGCGCTCCGCGCACGATGGCCTTCGGTCAGTCGCACGGTTGGACGCTTCGTTTCTTTGCGCCCGCTCCAGCCCTGGCGAGGGCAGGGAACATAGCCAGCCCCCGCCCTGTTCAACAGCTAGAGGCCAAAGCGGGAGCCGAGGAGGAGATTCGCAAATCCGGTTGCTTTTGGCATTTAATTTGGAATAATCAGTCAAGGGACACGAACCATGTGAAGGCCTAATGACTGAGTGAAAAGGAGCTTTGATGGCTGGTGGGAAGTTTAACCAATTCGAGCTGAAGGGTGCTGCCGGAAGTATCGCTAAAGGTGCTTGGTATGCATTTCTGATGATTCTATTTTCACGGCTTTTAATATTTGTTACATATAAAATTGAAACTATTTTTCCAATTCCAGGCCCCGATGATTACTATGAGGTTCTTAAAAAAGGGTTGTCATTCTTGGCAACGTGGAGTAGCCTTATTTGGTTCACCCTGTTCGCGTTGGAAGATTTTTTGCTCAGCTTGATTGTCGTGTTGTCAAGGGGAAGGGAGGTTGTAGATGCTATCCGAAACGCCCAAAGTAAATAAATTTGGTGTGGCTTTGCTAAATCTACTTTACCTTCCATTTGCATACTTCGTTTTCATGTTTGTGATTCTTGTCATATCAACCTTAATTGGGGGCACAAAGTCGATATCGGCAGCCTATGGTCTATTCTTTACTTTTACGATTATCCCTACGGCGTTGCTTGGGTTTTTAGTTGTATGGCTGATACAATCTACTCATAACCTGTTGGACGGTAAATCGATAAGTCGAGATAAAGATAGATTATCGGCTTCATATAAAGCAGCCATTCGTATAATGAGTGTCAACGTTCTGTATGCGATATCTGTTGGAATAGTATTTAGGATATTCTGTGGATGTATTGGGGGCTATATGTTGATTTTCTTGCTGCCCCTACTTTTACCTGTCTACTTGACCGTAAAAAGACCAATCAAAGAATTAATTACTTCTTAGTCAAGCTTATTATTGGCTTAACGCCCACTCCTCCACAGGCGGGCAGCTACAAACGAAATTCCGGTCGCCGTACACGTTGTCTACCCGGTTCACGCTGGGCCAGTATTTCCACTGCTTCTGCATGCTCGTAGGGTAGGCGGCGGTGGCCCGGCTGTACACCCTCGTCCACTCGTCGGCCATCAGGTCGTCCTGGGTGTGGGGCGCGTGCTTCAGCGGGCTGTCGGCGGCGGCGATCAGGTCGTCCTGCACGTCCTGAATCTCGCGGCGAATGCCCAGCATGGCGGCAATG is part of the Deinococcus metalli genome and encodes:
- a CDS encoding low affinity iron permease family protein, whose product is MSLNTLRVVKSARRSPTLEARFQRFSRAIADFTGTSASFAAAVLVLVVWALTGPVFHFSDGWQLVVNTGTTIVTFLMVFLIQNAQNEDTRELHAKLDAVLAELRVERGMVHDPELLTLSPDEIIEDVRAGED
- a CDS encoding nuclear transport factor 2 family protein; the protein is MTITDDFMAALNTAESSGDVSGLLALHADNVTLQNLTDKEWSGTDGAREFWEAYLGNFEDIRSEFTESHEAAGMGVMEWVGTGHLKGGREISYRGVSIIEITDGKVVAFRSYYDSAAFVGPVEAQ
- a CDS encoding DinB family protein codes for the protein MTDTTLLLESFRRNARVNAVLLEALRPEDYDLSDGRGGQTVAQILRHMAGFRVGWLWNISREHAMPLLDPTQKDAEGDPMWRWQGKAPNELAGAFTEGDAAAVVAVQSALDEGRTFPDPWNEGTYQSSPAHFLQHTIVHDSHHRGQIMTLLREGGRSAEDMDALDGHWAIWRE
- the dnaG gene encoding DNA primase; the protein is MVGEHVRLTPAGKGRMKGLCPFHNEKSPSFQVDTEQGYFYCFGCKAGGDVFSFVQRTENLSFGDALKKLADRAGIQIEAKYGEKSSRDLYDVNAFALGYFREHLPGPALDYLRRRGLSDETIAAFELGYAPDGWDGLLKHARTKGVTEKQLLDAGLLTENPENGRIYDRFRARVMFPIRDHLGRLVGFGGRVLDDSKPKYLNTPETEAFRKGELLYGLDKARGTLKDASAELVVVEGYMDVITMHQHGFTGAVASLGTALTAEHALLLERLGARNVTLLFDQDEAGLKATLSGLDQVVGAKFRVRATSVPSGKDPADALLAGDDAALRDALSGGLDEVRYRVQAAIEKHGTATTEGKRRILMELLPRMQNLDPLDEIAEGVRAAACETLGIKPEALLEWIGSKAKRRQLTDTHLAGMSTARSEEDRELALLRQLLVDPTLHAKLDGTMPWRNESVRKVMLALQGASGPDDILDVFRGQPEEQLLIRLMFEGRDAGTISRQGTEQFDQKRGAYAATAVDDIQVTMSIDSMRAEVNLLKTQLGSAAPAEQLGMLKQIQELQRAIEAEKRGRRGIA
- the zapE gene encoding cell division protein ZapE — translated: MIDLTARHPPPDPQGLLAGLTPSARFQNVRFDTYRPNPSYASQQEARASLQAFLKGAQVRPGGFRLFRRAKPEGRGLYLDGGFGVGKTHLLASTYFAAEGERALMSFQDLMYLIGALGMTGAVQAFRGHDLLLIDEFELDDPGNTHMANTFLGQLMPAGTSVVATSNTEPGALGQGRFNAADFQRQIQGIADRFDTHRIDGPDYRQRGTAPADVLAPAEFAAWQARQDERTLAVIPHRDLNRHLLAVHPSRFSQLLEGVGAVGITELGAMPDQNVALRFVHFVDKLYDLGLPAAFTGAPLGKLFSETYRHGAYAKKYSRCLSRVSEMVWEARGGG
- a CDS encoding DinB family protein, yielding MTDTTLLLESFRRNGRVNAHLLDDLTDADLALSDGRGGMTVARLLSHMGVSRGGWLAEMSPEHVASTVAITGTTPIWNWHADDLAAIRALLEAGDEAAIQAVQAHAASGEPFADPHGVGTFPSNPALFLLYMIVHDANHRGQIVALLRQAGASKERLDHLEDGWNLWRA
- a CDS encoding cupin domain-containing protein — encoded protein: MTSTSRYKVSQSDTTHGPDGEHHLVRGEHASMRLWHREEPGDAKPETMNEYETLGYVIAGRAVLTVDGETLALEPGDSYCVPMNVPHSYRIVETLTAVEVTTPPTGK
- a CDS encoding S4 domain-containing protein, whose amino-acid sequence is MKQKLSTLVAQARGGRVIRTPFIEADEIDRRFLNDEEVRHRIAGGFPDARRVILTLHPAHIPEVDAGVSVYRIHPEDAAPAWDTQDFTVQLRRLELDEEQLGDVREERGAFLVAATGKAAQTLESLTELGGRHVDVEEIGESAGKGSKVREVVVPSMRVDVVGAKGFGVSRAYFQQGIDGGKVRLNGAPARASSEIREGDSLSAEGLGRIDFRRVLNETRRGNYKVELDVHK
- a CDS encoding ACT domain-containing protein, with the protein product MPTLTLSLLPQTFAVCRLAPDAPLGVPGGALSSVTRTADELSVVCEEHLAPAGARAEGGWAALKLHGPFAFTLTGILAAVLNPLRGADVGIFAISTFDTDYVLVKREKLDAALRALRAAGHTILGDAVVDAAERE
- a CDS encoding histidine phosphatase family protein yields the protein MKLVLARHGESAGNVAQVFRGPDSQHDGLTDAGHAQARALGRHLATLALPGPRVYASTYRRAQDTAQAVAGALGTDVTVLDGVHEVDCGAWVGRAYADMRTHRGEVLGPDGCPAFPGGESGPGVAARFRAALTPLLAPGRTPIVVSHGFALSAALIDLLGADPAAAWADDRYHHGNAAYTLLSRENGAWHVETLAAQG
- a CDS encoding type 1 glutamine amidotransferase domain-containing protein, producing the protein MTQQQLQGKKVAILAAEGFEQVELDQPRRALQDAGATTEIVSLKPGEIQGLNHIDKGDKVKVDRTVDDVSASDYDALMLPGGAVNPDTLRMNKQAMALVRAFYDAGKPIAAICHAPWSLSETGIVDGLKMTSWPSLQHELKQGGAQWVDQEVVVDRGIVTSRNPDDIPAFNAKMIEEFAEGDHSSKR